One segment of Gordonia terrae DNA contains the following:
- a CDS encoding glutamine amidotransferase — protein MCGIVGLHLRNPDLHPRLGEMLAEMLGEMQDRGADSAGIAVYGNPAWAPPGHGCISLLELDAVPDEVSAILSAALGVPVAAQSIDITLVASAPVTSDELLAAARAAYPHALVAGFGSDLTVLKGVGAPRDLTESWGLAAVSGWQGVGHTRMATESAVTSSGAHPFAVGPEQCLVHNGSFANHATIRRELRAAGVEFDSENDTEVGARFVAHQLAAGKDVETALKEVCANFDGFYTLLVSNRDSFAVVRDAIACKPAVIAETDDWVAMASEYRALAKLPGVENARIWEPEPEVVYAWTR, from the coding sequence ATGTGCGGAATCGTCGGGCTGCATCTGCGCAACCCGGACCTCCACCCCCGGCTCGGCGAGATGCTCGCCGAGATGCTCGGCGAGATGCAGGACCGCGGTGCGGATTCGGCAGGAATCGCCGTCTACGGCAACCCCGCGTGGGCGCCGCCGGGTCACGGCTGCATCTCCCTGCTCGAACTGGACGCGGTGCCCGACGAGGTGTCCGCGATCTTGAGCGCGGCCCTCGGCGTGCCCGTCGCGGCACAGTCGATCGACATCACTCTCGTGGCCTCCGCCCCGGTGACGTCCGACGAACTGCTGGCCGCCGCCCGAGCGGCCTACCCGCACGCACTCGTCGCGGGCTTCGGGTCGGATCTCACCGTCCTCAAGGGAGTCGGTGCGCCCCGCGACCTGACCGAATCATGGGGGCTCGCAGCAGTATCGGGATGGCAGGGCGTCGGCCACACGCGGATGGCGACCGAGTCCGCAGTGACCTCGTCCGGTGCGCACCCGTTCGCGGTCGGTCCCGAACAGTGCCTCGTCCACAACGGATCGTTTGCCAACCACGCGACCATCCGTCGCGAGCTCCGCGCTGCGGGAGTGGAATTCGACAGTGAGAACGACACCGAGGTGGGTGCTCGCTTCGTCGCACATCAGCTGGCGGCGGGCAAGGATGTGGAGACCGCGCTGAAAGAGGTGTGCGCGAACTTCGACGGCTTCTACACCCTGCTCGTGTCCAACCGGGATTCGTTCGCTGTGGTCCGTGACGCGATCGCGTGCAAACCGGCCGTCATCGCCGAGACCGACGATTGGGTGGCGATGGCAAGTGAGTACCGAGCGCTGGCCAAACTGCCCGGTGTGGAGAACGCCCGCATCTGGGAACCCGAGCCGGAGGTCGTCTACGCATGGACACGATGA